The sequence CATCAAAAAGACCACATTTTATTAAAAGCAACCCGTCAAGATGCCGCCCATGGCCTTTTAGATATAGCACGCCTTGGTGATATGCTGGCACGGATTAAAAATCATATTCACCATCACCACTGCGCCCATATATCACCGCTTGCGCTACCAGTTATTATGGAGATCGGCCGCGAAATGATTCCAGGTAGCGGTCGAAACCTTATATTGGAAGAACTCGCGCAAGAATATGCTAATTTTGATTTTGGTTGATATACAAAAGCCAATCATTTTATTATTCATATTTACACGGTTTGGATGGTATAATACGCGCAATAAAACTGCATTTTATGCGTAAACATTAAAATGAGCATGGCGTTTTTAAATACCTCACTGCCCAAAAGGCTAAAGAAATTAAGCGGATAATACAATGTTACGTGAAAACATCCATGATCTTTTGTTGTTTTTTGTTGTTGCAAGAGAAAAGAGCTTTACACGGGCGGCAAGCCAACTTGGCCTTACTCAATCCGCGCTTAGTCACGCTATACGTGGACTTGAAGCGCGAATGAATTTAAGGCTTTTAACGCGCACAACCCGAAGCGTTGCAGTAACGCCAGCTGGTGAGCAGCTTATTCAAGATGTTTTTCCCTTGTTGCAAGAAGTTGAAGAAAAACTTGAAACCATCACCCAATTAAGCGGCCAACCATCTGGAACTATTCGCTTAACAACAGTCGATCTTGCCGCACAATATGTTCTCTGGCCTAAATTAAAAATATTTTTAGAAAAATACCCCAATATAAATATTGAAATTAGCAGTGATTACGGTCTTGTTGATATTGTAAGCAGCCGCTTTGATGCGGGTATCCGTCTAGGTGAGCATCTTGCCAAGGATATGATTGGCGTTTGTATAGGGCCAAATATGCATATGGCGGTCGTTGCAACGCCTTCTTATTTTAAACATTTTCCAAAACCAAAAAATCTAGAAGATTTAGATCAGCAAAATTGTATCAATTTGCGGTTGCCCACATCAGGCGGACTTTATCCTTGGGAATTTGATGTGGACGAAAAAACCGTCAAAATACGAGTGAAAGGGCAACTTACCTTCAATACCTACCCGCAAATATTAACTGCAGCCCTTGACGGCTTCGGTCTTGCTTACATTCCGCATGACATAGTTAAAAACTATATCACATCGGGCCACTTAATCAGCGTTCTTGAAGAATTTTGTCAGCCATTTCCAGGTTATTATTTATATTATCCAAGCCGCCGACATCATACAGCCGCCTTTAACCTTCTCGTACAAGCTTTGCGCTATCACCATTAATGAATGGCATTCATAAGTTCAATGATTGTAATACGACTAGTTATTTTTCAAAATCAAGATATTTAATCATTCATCACGCACATCCCGCAGGAATGATAAAAATGCAAGACACATCTTTAATAGTTGAAAATAAACCAGCCTATTTTGTCGCCGAGTTTTGGTTAAATGATTTAGAACCTATGCAAACTTATTCATCGCAAGTTCTGGCAACTTTAATACCTTTTAACGGCAAACTGATTGTACGCAATAATCAAACAATTCCATTGGAAGGAGAGTCAATAGCAAATGCAGCTATTGTAATCTTAGAATTTCCGTCAATGCAGCATGCAAAAAATTGGTATTAC comes from Bartonella sp. HY038 and encodes:
- a CDS encoding LysR family transcriptional regulator — protein: MLRENIHDLLLFFVVAREKSFTRAASQLGLTQSALSHAIRGLEARMNLRLLTRTTRSVAVTPAGEQLIQDVFPLLQEVEEKLETITQLSGQPSGTIRLTTVDLAAQYVLWPKLKIFLEKYPNINIEISSDYGLVDIVSSRFDAGIRLGEHLAKDMIGVCIGPNMHMAVVATPSYFKHFPKPKNLEDLDQQNCINLRLPTSGGLYPWEFDVDEKTVKIRVKGQLTFNTYPQILTAALDGFGLAYIPHDIVKNYITSGHLISVLEEFCQPFPGYYLYYPSRRHHTAAFNLLVQALRYHH
- a CDS encoding DUF1330 domain-containing protein, with protein sequence MQDTSLIVENKPAYFVAEFWLNDLEPMQTYSSQVLATLIPFNGKLIVRNNQTIPLEGESIANAAIVILEFPSMQHAKNWYYSKAYQKIIPLRHKAGKTNAYLVEGLTLPSS